The nucleotide sequence ACTTGCCCTTAATGATCTTTGAGGGGCTCAGCGGCAAGCTGATCACTTCGATCCTGCGTCCTGGAAAAACACCCACAGGCCGAGAGAATGCAGCTATTCTCCAGCGCCTCATTAAGCTGATCCGTACAAGATGGCCGAAAACCCATTTACTGGTTCGTGGGGATAGCCACTTTGCCCAACCAGAGTTAATGCAGGTTGTTCAGGATGACCCTCACTCCGACTACGTGCTGGGAAAAGGCGCAGGACACAAGACGGCCTTGCGACCTAAAGCCAAAGAGTTGCTGGATGAAGCGCGGAAAGCTCTCGACGTTAAAACCGGGCTGGCAAAACTGAACAACATGCCAGAGCCTGAGCGACTCAGGCTCTACGGAGAAACGGACTATCAGGCAAAAAGCTGGAAAGGGCTGGACACCCGGATAATCTATAAGGCAGAGGTCAACCAGAAAGGCGACAATCCCCGCTTTATTGTGACTTCGATGATGGAGGCTTCCCCCGAGGAAATATATGAAGACCTTTATTGTCCCAGAGGGCAGGATGAGAACTTCATTAAGCATCTGAAAAGTGATTTGTCCGGTGATCGCTTGTCAGATCAGGGCTTTCTGGCAAATCACCTGAGAATGTTTTACGCCTGCGCTGCTTATGTTCTTCACTATGAGCTGAGAACCAAGGCACTGAAAGGTACGGAGCTGGAAAAGGCACAGCCATCAACCGTGATCACAAAACTTTGTAAGGTCGCGGTTAAAGTGGTTGAGTATAAAGACCGAATCAAACTTCACTTGCCCCGCAGCTGTCCAATAAAAGGGCTTTTGCAGCATATAACCGAAGTCTTTTATTCAATGCCGCTGCCTCGACCGGGATAGTCAGCTTCATAAACTCAATCAGAATAAAATAGCGACCAACAGAAAGAGTGTTGGGGAATTCTGTTGTCCTGAAAAAGCAGGTGCTGATCAAAAAACATCCGAATTAATGGTGAGTTCGGGTTGTAATACCTTTTTCATGGACAGTAGAGCAACAGACCTCCGAAAAAATCAGAATGGGATGTTTTTTCCGGAACTTGTTGCTCATTTATGAAATATTCGGGCTAACGCTTTCTGTTCAAAGTTTGTAATATTTTTTAGA is from Endozoicomonas gorgoniicola and encodes:
- a CDS encoding IS1380 family transposase, which encodes MNKFTQEQLRFHPSNGKTIRADFNGGELSSDFGALMLRETMLHSGIISRLTDGIDDKRHQSYIDHTLQELIAQRVLQMACGYEDANDSNHLRKDPIFKLANGRNPLDDDNHLASAPTYTRLGQSMTKRDIYNMTKALADHFISSYEYPPLAIIIDLDHTPAITHGSQQMNLFNAKYQDYCYLPLMIFEGLSGKLITSILRPGKTPTGRENAAILQRLIKLIRTRWPKTHLLVRGDSHFAQPELMQVVQDDPHSDYVLGKGAGHKTALRPKAKELLDEARKALDVKTGLAKLNNMPEPERLRLYGETDYQAKSWKGLDTRIIYKAEVNQKGDNPRFIVTSMMEASPEEIYEDLYCPRGQDENFIKHLKSDLSGDRLSDQGFLANHLRMFYACAAYVLHYELRTKALKGTELEKAQPSTVITKLCKVAVKVVEYKDRIKLHLPRSCPIKGLLQHITEVFYSMPLPRPG